The Triticum aestivum cultivar Chinese Spring chromosome 6D, IWGSC CS RefSeq v2.1, whole genome shotgun sequence genomic sequence TGCAGGACAGTTGATactgatttctcaaccaatttatttgACCTATCATAACTAACACGCTATTACTTGCGAGTGTCGCATAAGTTTTGTTCTTCGGATCAGTTAAAGAATTTGAAACATCAACTTTGTTCTTTACTGTACTATGACGAATGTTGAGATTGTGTTAACACTCGGATTGTGTAATTTGTACTTTGCAGTATAGATTTGTTGCATATATTTCACATGGATAATATCTTAGAGCATTTCTTTACTCAGGAAAGGAGGCACATGAGCTCTTCACACGTTAAAGAATATGCTAATTCCTTACGGTCTACATTCTCGTACTTTGAGGTTTGTACCTGGATCCATACCTTAAGCATGCTCTTTTGCCTCCACATATTACAGCATAAATAATGATTACACATTTAACCAGCGAGAtaaatatggattggagggagtacatTATATTCAAATTATGGGCATGACTCATCTCTCTTATCATTTGTCATTGGTTGTTCTATATGTTAAGTTGTTCTTACATCATGCGGCTTGTTTGAACAGGCACTCTCCATTCCAACAATTGCCGTCATTGAAGGAGCTGCTTTGGGTGGTGGGCTAGAACTTGCTCTCTCATGTGATCTGCGTATATGTGGTGCTGCCTTTAATATTCAGTAGTATATGCTAGTAAACATTTTCACCTTATGGAACATAATCTTGCTGCAGTTCTTTGAATGTTTGAATGCATGTCTTCCTACTGATTCGCAGGAGAAAATGCAACCCTTGGACTGCCAGAGACAGGCCTTGCTATTATTCCTGGGTATGTGGCCAAGTGGCCAACAAACACACAATGCTCTGCTTTCGGCAATAAATCGGTTGAAAAGTTACAAAGATGCCCTGAAAGTGATATGCTTTTCTCCTTTGAATCGTTCGTGGTTTGCTGAGGAACGTGACTCTAATCGAATCCTGTTAGGATTCAGAAAGAGGAGTCGTACCTCCTACCTGCTTTGGAATCAGGAATCCGCCTCTGATAAGGGGTCTTGAATTTTTCTTTTTCATtcgggtctgtctaggacacatctagatgtgacataaccTGATGTCCACTATGTTTGTGGTCTATTCTTTTTTGTCCCAGTTTTTTTTTGTTCCTTGTTGCTGCGTTATTTGTaagagcttagatgtgacatccttagaaaacatctagacgtgaattagacaaactgttttCATACTTACCTGCATATTGGAATAATTTAAATAACAGGACAATCCTACCAAATTTATTTTCTAGTGGAATTAAAAACGGCACCTGTAATTATGATGACAACTGCCCTTGCAAAATAAATAATTATGATGAAAACTGGGTGCATGCATTTAACTGCCGTAAGTAGTATATCTGCTTTCTTTTACCAAAACTAATAGGAACCTTCCTCCAAAACTAGCTTAATAATGTTCTTCAGTCAGTGGATAACCTCCCTTTGATTGCCCTAATATGCAGAGCCGGGGGTACACAGCGTCTTCCAAGGATCACCGGAAGGTCCAGAGCGAAGGAACTGATATTCACAGGCCGCAGATGCGACGCAACTGAAGCCGTCTTGATGGGTAACACTAGCCTCGTCGTGTTTTCCTCCCACCATCATCAGTTCTTCAAAGAGAACTCAAAATGCATCTCTGCGCTGCAGGACTAGCAAACTACTGCGTTCCAGCAGGGGAGGCCTACGGCAAGGCTCTTGAACTCGCCCGTGAGATGACGAAGAAAGTAAGAACCATTTTCAGTTTTGAATATTCATAGAAAATATTATCACCGAGAGCATGCTATCGGTTTCAGTATATGGAGCCCAAAATTCAGTATAAGCATATCATGAGGGTAGAGTTGTGTTCGATCATTTTGTATGCCATGCTAGCATGGGCATGGCTATGTATAAGATCCATCGTTGTAGGTGTTCTGAAGCCGGTTCTTTGTGTCAGGGCCCTCTTGGGGTAAGAATGGCCAAGAAGGCCATCGACCAAGGGATGGAGGTAGCAGACATGCGCTCCAAGTTGGCTGTCGAAGGGGAATGCTACGAGCAGCTGCTGCACACGCAGGATCGCCTCGAGGGCCTGGCTGCATTCGCTGACAAGAGGGAGCCCGTGTACACCGGAGAGTAATTAGTGCCCGAAGTGTACACAGGAGAAAAGTGTTGATGTGCCGTGACATGATCGTCTCCTGGACTCCTGCCACTCCGTGTGGTGAATGATGTTTCGGGGTTGAATATTTTACCGTGGGCCTGGTTGGTTGTTCCGTTCTTCATCTCGGCCGGACCGGGCCGCCGGGCCAATGCGACGGGCCTCTCTTCTTCTCTTGTCCCGCATCTGCGTGCCATCTTATCGGCGGCGTACGCGCATTTCCCGGTGACCGGCCGGCGGCGCCGCGGCGCGCACGGCGTGGTTTCCGGCTGGTCACGTCCCCAGCGCCCTATGTCTCACGCGACAGCGACAGCGACAGCGGACGAGTCGGTGGAATTTGGCCGTCTCCTCACGGGCGTGCTACTGACCTGCCACGAGAGCAATGTCTATCCAAGCGCGACGGTTGTTGACTCTGCCTCTGCTCTTTCCTCCGCCCAGCACCAGTCTCCCACTCTCGCCCGACTCTCCACTATGCGCGGCCTCCGGGGCCTCCTCGCCGTCTCCGGCCGCcgcgcggcggcgagcggcgcctcCTCGTCTCCCCACAGCGTCCTCTTCGCCCGTGCCCTCCAGATCCTCTCCCAGCCGGAGCCCGTCCGCCTCCACAAG encodes the following:
- the LOC123144980 gene encoding probable enoyl-CoA hydratase 2, mitochondrial isoform X2 produces the protein MRSPRSFLAAVSGHLAGRQAPAAPGHHSLPVRTLQTLAQREPVRLKKLSAPDTGILELTLERPEVKNAISWELMTRLRGAIHKIEADATAKVVLVASSVPGVFCAGADLKERRHMSSSHVKEYANSLRSTFSYFEALSIPTIAVIEGAALGGENATLGLPETGLAIIPGAGGTQRLPRITGRSRAKELIFTGRRCDATEAVLMGLANYCVPAGEAYGKALELAREMTKKGPLGVRMAKKAIDQGMEVADMRSKLAVEGECYEQLLHTQDRLEGLAAFADKREPVYTGE
- the LOC123144980 gene encoding probable enoyl-CoA hydratase 2, mitochondrial isoform X1; amino-acid sequence: MRSPRSFLAAVSGHLAGRQAPAAPGHHSLPVRTLQTLAQREPVRLKKLSAPDTGILELTLERPEVKNAISWELMTRLRGAIHKIEADATAKVVLVASSVPGVFCAGADLKERRHMSSSHVKEYANSLRSTFSYFEALSIPTIAVIEGAALGGGLELALSCDLRICGENATLGLPETGLAIIPGAGGTQRLPRITGRSRAKELIFTGRRCDATEAVLMGLANYCVPAGEAYGKALELAREMTKKGPLGVRMAKKAIDQGMEVADMRSKLAVEGECYEQLLHTQDRLEGLAAFADKREPVYTGE